The Martelella sp. AD-3 genome includes a region encoding these proteins:
- the sbmA gene encoding peptide antibiotic transporter SbmA, which translates to MFQSFFPKPKLFFASALVWALVAIAGWYGVVRELGVAVGFAPYPEGEQPIGLAHFVTPDFLWFYLYYAVFSVIFGVFWWIVGDNRKWQPWSVWGSQLIIFVTYFSVQISVAINNWRRPFGDTLQAALQGEGGITVGDFYTLMLIFLQIAFLSVTLFIVSRFFISHYIFRWRTAMNDYYTGMWERVRHIEGASQRVQEDTMRFASIMEGLGVSMIDSVMTLIAFLPVLFSLSQYVTELPIVGAIPAPLFTAAIFWSLFGTILLVVVGIKLPGLEFRNQRVEAAYRKELVYGEDHEDRADPVTLQELFTNVRRNYFRLYLHYTYFNLARSLYLQADNIFGYFILVPAIVAGAVTYGLVQQIVTAFGQVASSFQYLVMSWSTIIELISIYKRLKAFEAAIFGQQLPEIDREDYQEPGGAVADTHPD; encoded by the coding sequence TTGTTTCAGTCGTTTTTTCCGAAGCCGAAACTGTTTTTCGCCTCCGCCCTGGTCTGGGCACTGGTCGCAATCGCCGGCTGGTACGGCGTGGTGCGCGAACTGGGTGTTGCCGTAGGCTTCGCGCCCTATCCGGAAGGCGAGCAGCCGATCGGGCTTGCGCATTTCGTCACGCCCGACTTCCTGTGGTTCTACCTTTATTATGCCGTGTTCTCGGTGATCTTCGGCGTGTTCTGGTGGATCGTCGGTGACAATCGCAAATGGCAGCCCTGGTCGGTTTGGGGGTCGCAACTGATCATCTTCGTCACCTATTTCTCGGTGCAGATTTCGGTTGCCATCAACAACTGGCGCCGTCCTTTCGGGGATACGTTGCAGGCCGCGCTGCAGGGCGAAGGCGGCATCACGGTCGGCGATTTCTATACGCTGATGCTGATCTTCCTGCAGATCGCCTTTCTGAGCGTCACTCTTTTCATCGTTTCGCGCTTCTTCATCAGCCACTACATCTTCCGCTGGCGCACGGCGATGAATGATTACTATACCGGCATGTGGGAGCGCGTCCGTCATATCGAGGGCGCATCCCAGCGCGTTCAGGAAGACACGATGCGTTTCGCCTCGATCATGGAAGGGCTCGGTGTTTCGATGATCGATTCGGTGATGACGCTGATCGCCTTTCTGCCGGTGCTGTTCTCGCTGTCGCAATATGTCACCGAACTGCCGATCGTCGGCGCGATTCCCGCTCCGCTTTTCACCGCGGCGATCTTCTGGTCGCTGTTCGGCACGATTTTGCTCGTCGTGGTCGGCATCAAGCTACCGGGACTGGAGTTTCGCAATCAGCGCGTCGAGGCCGCCTATCGTAAGGAACTGGTCTATGGCGAGGACCATGAGGACCGCGCCGATCCGGTCACGCTGCAGGAGCTCTTCACCAATGTGCGCCGCAATTACTTCCGGCTCTATCTGCACTACACCTACTTCAATCTCGCCCGCAGTCTCTACCTTCAGGCCGACAATATCTTCGGCTATTTCATTCTGGTGCCGGCGATCGTCGCCGGCGCGGTCACCTACGGTCTCGTGCAGCAGATCGTGACAGCCTTCGGCCAGGTTGCCTCCTCGTTCCAGTATCTCGTGATGTCCTGGTCGACCATCATCGAGCTGATTTCGATCTACAAGCGCCTGAAGGCCTTCGAGGCTGCGATCTTCGGTCAGCAACTGCCGGAGATCGACCGCGAGGACTATCAGGAGCCGGGCGGCGCAGTGGCCGATACGCATCCCGATTGA
- a CDS encoding alpha-glucosidase family protein has protein sequence MTDEKSENGAWWRGGVIYQIYPRSFQDTTGDGIGDLPGITRRLAYVAELGVDAVWLSPFFTSPMADMGYDVADYLDVDPMFGTLDDFRALVAEAHRLGLKVIIDQVLSHTSDQHAWFKESRKSKVNDKAHWFVWADAKPDGTAPNNWLSIFGGPAWEWDGTRKQYYMHNFLASQPDLNFHCAAVQDALLETVRFWLELGVDGFRLDTVNYYFCDEKLRDNPAVDGELGPMGLDAPDVNPYGFQQHIYDKTRPENIGFLRRFRALLDEYDERTSVGEVGDGARSLKTVAAYTSGNDKLHMCYTFDFLGPNFSPAHIRDCVENFFATVKDGWVCWAFSNHDVDRHASRFARTEAEREPVAKLAISLLATLRGSICLYQGEELGLPQAEIAFEDLQDPYGIRFWPSFKGRDGCRTPMPWSNVAPHAGFTTADRPWLPVPAEHLPLSVFEQAPEPDTVYNHYRAVLSFRAEHDALFDGDIAFMETDNEDVLMFTREKDGKTLLFVYNFADTPQSVPLQIALEHVDSLDLPGMTGVLNGAHVDLGAFDGFCAKL, from the coding sequence ATGACCGACGAGAAAAGCGAAAACGGCGCATGGTGGCGCGGCGGCGTCATCTACCAGATTTATCCGCGCTCGTTTCAGGATACGACCGGCGACGGGATCGGCGATCTGCCGGGGATTACCCGCAGGCTTGCCTATGTTGCCGAGCTCGGCGTCGATGCGGTCTGGCTTTCGCCCTTCTTCACCTCGCCGATGGCGGACATGGGCTATGATGTCGCCGACTATCTCGATGTCGACCCGATGTTCGGCACGCTCGATGATTTCAGGGCGCTCGTGGCAGAGGCCCACCGGCTGGGGCTCAAGGTTATTATCGACCAGGTGCTTTCCCACACCTCCGACCAGCATGCCTGGTTCAAGGAAAGCCGCAAGAGCAAGGTGAATGACAAGGCGCACTGGTTCGTCTGGGCCGATGCCAAGCCGGACGGGACCGCGCCCAACAACTGGCTGTCGATCTTCGGCGGTCCGGCCTGGGAGTGGGACGGCACGCGCAAGCAGTATTACATGCATAATTTCCTGGCGAGCCAGCCGGACCTCAATTTCCATTGTGCGGCGGTTCAGGACGCCCTGCTCGAAACGGTCCGCTTCTGGCTGGAGCTCGGCGTCGACGGCTTCCGCCTGGACACGGTGAACTATTATTTCTGCGACGAGAAACTGCGCGACAATCCGGCGGTCGACGGCGAGCTTGGCCCGATGGGCCTCGATGCGCCGGACGTGAACCCCTATGGCTTCCAGCAACACATCTACGACAAGACACGACCGGAAAATATCGGTTTTCTCCGGCGCTTCAGGGCGCTTCTCGATGAATATGACGAGCGCACATCGGTGGGCGAGGTCGGTGACGGCGCGCGCTCGCTGAAAACGGTTGCCGCCTATACCTCCGGCAATGACAAGCTGCACATGTGCTATACGTTCGATTTTCTCGGGCCGAATTTCTCGCCCGCCCATATTCGCGATTGCGTGGAGAATTTCTTCGCCACGGTCAAGGACGGCTGGGTGTGCTGGGCGTTTTCCAACCATGACGTCGATCGCCACGCTTCACGCTTCGCCAGAACCGAAGCCGAGCGTGAGCCGGTGGCAAAGCTCGCTATCTCGCTGCTGGCGACCCTGCGCGGCTCCATCTGCCTCTATCAGGGCGAGGAGCTCGGCCTGCCGCAGGCGGAGATTGCCTTCGAGGATCTGCAGGACCCCTACGGCATCCGCTTCTGGCCCTCTTTCAAGGGGCGCGATGGCTGCCGCACGCCGATGCCGTGGAGCAATGTCGCGCCCCATGCCGGCTTCACCACGGCTGACAGGCCCTGGCTTCCGGTGCCGGCGGAGCATCTGCCGCTTTCGGTGTTCGAGCAGGCGCCTGAGCCCGACACGGTCTATAACCACTACCGCGCCGTGCTGTCCTTCCGCGCCGAGCACGACGCGCTTTTCGATGGGGATATCGCCTTCATGGAGACCGACAATGAGGACGTGCTGATGTTCACGCGGGAAAAGGACGGAAAGACGCTGCTCTTCGTCTATAATTTCGCCGACACGCCGCAATCCGTGCCGCTGCAGATCGCGCTCGAGCATGTCGACAGTCTCGACCTGCCGGGCATGACCGGGGTTCTGAACGGCGCCCATGTCGATCTGGGCGCCTTTGACGGCTTTTGCGCGAAACTGTGA
- a CDS encoding 3-hydroxybutyrate dehydrogenase, producing the protein MARTVVVTGSTSGIGLGIAEGFAKAGDNLVINGFGTEETINQAVERIGSTGDGSVIYHPADMTKPDEIADLIATARQTFGSLDVLVNNAGIQHVSPIEDFPPEKWDQIIAINLTSSFHTIHHAVPLMKQAGHGRIINLVSAHGLVASPFKSAYVAAKHGMMGLTKTVALELARHNITVNAICPGYVLTPLVERQIPDTAKARGMTEEQVKTDVLLAAQPTKQFVTVEQIAAAALYLASDAACQVTGTHISIDGGWTAQ; encoded by the coding sequence ATGGCGCGCACTGTAGTGGTGACCGGCTCCACAAGCGGTATAGGCCTCGGCATTGCCGAAGGCTTCGCAAAGGCCGGCGACAATCTCGTCATCAACGGCTTCGGCACGGAAGAGACCATCAACCAGGCCGTCGAGCGCATCGGCAGCACCGGCGACGGCTCGGTGATCTACCATCCCGCCGACATGACCAAGCCGGACGAGATTGCGGACCTGATCGCGACGGCCCGCCAAACCTTCGGAAGTCTCGACGTCCTGGTCAACAATGCCGGCATCCAGCATGTCAGTCCGATCGAGGATTTTCCGCCGGAAAAATGGGACCAGATCATTGCCATCAATCTGACGAGTTCTTTCCATACGATCCACCATGCGGTTCCGCTGATGAAGCAGGCGGGCCACGGGCGGATCATCAACCTTGTCTCGGCCCACGGGCTGGTCGCCTCGCCGTTCAAATCCGCCTATGTGGCGGCAAAGCACGGCATGATGGGGCTGACGAAGACGGTCGCGCTGGAACTTGCCCGCCACAACATCACGGTCAACGCCATCTGCCCCGGCTATGTGCTGACCCCGCTCGTGGAAAGGCAGATCCCGGATACGGCGAAGGCGCGCGGGATGACGGAAGAACAGGTGAAGACCGACGTTCTTCTCGCCGCCCAGCCGACCAAGCAGTTCGTGACCGTCGAGCAGATTGCCGCCGCGGCGCTTTATCTAGCGAGCGACGCCGCCTGCCAGGTCACCGGCACGCATATTTCGATTGACGGCGGCTGGACCGCGCAATAG
- the map gene encoding type I methionyl aminopeptidase, whose translation MIVTTEEELQALKDIGRICAGAVDIMSKALEPGITTLELDKIGRRFLEDNGAQSAPEVTYRFPGATCISVNEEVAHGIPGERVIAAGDLVNIDVSAEKNGFFSDTGASFAVPPVTAKIKRLCRDGKRAMWTGINQVKPGGEFADIGNAIGDFARKNRYSLIRNLASHGIGRSLHEEPAELSTWPDPSERRRIAEGHVFTVEPFLSLGGEFAEEEEDRDWVLYSIPKALTVQFEHTLVATRNGPVILTLPDGE comes from the coding sequence ATGATCGTCACGACAGAAGAAGAGCTTCAGGCCCTGAAGGACATCGGCCGCATCTGCGCGGGCGCGGTCGACATCATGTCGAAGGCGCTGGAGCCCGGCATTACGACGCTTGAACTTGACAAGATCGGCCGCAGGTTCCTGGAAGACAACGGCGCGCAGTCGGCGCCGGAAGTGACCTATCGGTTTCCCGGAGCGACCTGCATTTCCGTCAACGAGGAGGTCGCCCACGGCATTCCGGGCGAGCGTGTGATTGCCGCCGGCGACCTCGTCAATATTGATGTTTCGGCCGAGAAGAACGGGTTTTTCTCCGACACCGGCGCATCCTTCGCCGTGCCGCCGGTGACAGCGAAGATCAAGCGCCTCTGCCGCGACGGCAAGCGGGCGATGTGGACGGGCATCAACCAGGTGAAACCCGGCGGCGAATTCGCCGATATCGGCAATGCCATCGGCGATTTTGCCCGCAAGAATCGATATTCGCTGATCCGCAACCTCGCAAGCCACGGCATCGGCCGCTCGCTGCACGAGGAGCCCGCCGAGCTTTCCACCTGGCCGGACCCGAGCGAACGCCGGCGCATTGCCGAGGGGCATGTGTTCACTGTCGAGCCGTTTCTTTCGCTCGGCGGCGAATTCGCCGAGGAGGAAGAGGACCGGGACTGGGTGCTCTATTCGATCCCGAAGGCGCTGACGGTCCAGTTCGAGCACACGCTGGTGGCAACCCGAAACGGCCCGGTGATCCTGACGCTGCCCGACGGCGAGTAG
- a CDS encoding glycosyltransferase family 1 protein, whose translation MNESAPKRLTLVSDAWHPQVNGVVRSIENTNHELEKMGVAVTMITPDLFRSMPMPTYPEIRLALATYGQVARKIADSAPDFLHIATEGPLGFKARRYCLKNGMRFTTSYHTRFPEYVAARLPIPKDMLYGVVRRFHNSGHGCMVATESLARELEERGIHNLMRWSRGIDNTLFHPREKSAAPFGGLRRPVFLTVARVAVEKNLPALLALDLPGSIVVVGDGPARKALEEKYPDVHFAGMLQDEALAEAYAEADVFVFTSKTDTFGNTIIEALSSGVPVAAFPVTGPRDILDGDQQAGALDDDLKAACLKALECSPEAARDLALTYTWEAAARQFYDNMLVAHGP comes from the coding sequence GTGAACGAAAGCGCGCCCAAGAGACTGACGCTTGTGTCCGATGCCTGGCATCCGCAGGTCAACGGCGTCGTCCGCTCGATCGAAAACACCAATCACGAACTGGAGAAGATGGGCGTCGCGGTGACGATGATTACGCCCGATCTGTTCCGCAGCATGCCGATGCCGACCTATCCCGAAATCCGCCTGGCGCTCGCCACCTATGGACAGGTCGCCCGCAAGATCGCCGACAGCGCGCCGGATTTCCTCCATATCGCCACGGAGGGCCCGCTCGGCTTCAAGGCGCGCCGCTACTGCCTCAAGAACGGAATGCGGTTTACCACCAGCTATCACACCCGCTTTCCCGAATATGTCGCGGCCCGCCTGCCGATCCCCAAGGACATGCTTTACGGCGTCGTCCGGCGATTCCACAATTCCGGCCATGGCTGCATGGTGGCAACGGAAAGCCTGGCGCGCGAACTGGAAGAGCGCGGCATTCACAACCTGATGCGCTGGAGCCGGGGCATCGACAACACGCTGTTTCATCCGCGGGAAAAATCGGCCGCGCCGTTCGGCGGCCTCAGGCGGCCGGTTTTCCTCACGGTTGCGCGCGTCGCGGTGGAAAAGAATCTTCCCGCGCTGCTCGCGCTCGACCTGCCCGGCAGCATCGTCGTCGTCGGCGACGGACCGGCGCGCAAGGCGCTTGAGGAAAAATACCCCGACGTTCATTTTGCCGGCATGCTGCAGGACGAAGCGCTGGCGGAGGCCTATGCAGAAGCGGACGTCTTCGTCTTCACCTCGAAGACGGACACGTTCGGCAACACGATCATCGAGGCGCTTTCAAGCGGCGTGCCCGTCGCGGCCTTTCCGGTGACCGGTCCGCGCGACATTCTCGACGGCGATCAGCAGGCCGGCGCGCTTGACGACGACCTGAAGGCCGCCTGCCTCAAGGCGCTGGAATGTTCGCCGGAAGCGGCGCGCGACCTGGCTCTGACCTATACGTGGGAGGCGGCGGCGCGGCAGTTCTACGACAACATGCTTGTCGCCCACGGGCCCTGA
- the xdhA gene encoding xanthine dehydrogenase small subunit, giving the protein MTIRFILNDREVTRDRFSPSETLLDYLRIERRLTGSKEGCAEGDCGACTVLVGRLTRGRLVYETVNACIRFTASLNATHVVTVEHLAAKDGVLHPVQQAMVDMNGSQCGFCTPGFVMSLYALWMENEKPSRQAIEKALQGNLCRCTGYEPIIKAAEKASAIRPDAAFDALARERETILAKLAAMKTGETITIGNESKRGIIPGSVEALAEVLAEYRDATIVAGSTDVGLWVTKQMRELNPMVFINHLEELQTITETEKSFIIGAGATYTEAFPALAGKIPALSRLINRIGGEQVRNMGTIGGNVANGSPIGDTPPALIALGATLTLQSKDGTRSIALEDFFRDYGKQDRRPGEFVLSLTVPKPAKGAHYAVYKVSKRREEDISALCGAFYLELARDGTVDKIRIAYGGMAGIPKRAAHVEAALAGKPWTTETVEAARQAFESDYQPMTDMRATAEYRMLAARNLLSRLLLETGGSPQELSRFEREEA; this is encoded by the coding sequence ATGACGATACGGTTCATCCTGAATGACAGGGAGGTGACGCGCGACAGGTTCTCGCCGTCGGAAACCCTGCTTGACTATCTGCGCATTGAACGGCGCCTGACCGGCTCCAAGGAAGGCTGCGCCGAGGGCGATTGCGGCGCCTGCACCGTGCTCGTCGGCAGGCTGACGCGCGGCAGGCTCGTCTACGAGACGGTCAATGCCTGCATCCGCTTCACCGCCTCGCTGAACGCCACCCATGTCGTCACTGTCGAGCACCTGGCGGCAAAAGACGGCGTGTTGCACCCTGTCCAGCAGGCCATGGTCGACATGAACGGCTCGCAATGCGGTTTCTGCACGCCGGGTTTCGTCATGTCGCTCTACGCGCTGTGGATGGAAAACGAGAAACCTTCGCGTCAGGCCATCGAAAAGGCGTTGCAGGGCAATCTCTGTCGCTGCACCGGCTATGAGCCGATCATCAAGGCGGCGGAGAAGGCCTCCGCCATACGTCCGGATGCGGCCTTCGATGCGCTGGCGCGCGAGCGCGAGACCATCCTGGCGAAGCTCGCGGCGATGAAGACCGGCGAGACCATCACCATCGGCAACGAAAGCAAGCGCGGGATCATTCCCGGCTCCGTCGAGGCCCTTGCCGAGGTGCTCGCCGAATACCGCGATGCGACCATCGTTGCCGGTTCCACCGATGTGGGTCTCTGGGTCACCAAGCAGATGCGCGAGCTGAACCCGATGGTCTTCATCAACCACCTGGAAGAGCTGCAGACGATTACCGAAACGGAGAAAAGCTTCATCATCGGCGCGGGCGCCACCTATACGGAAGCCTTTCCGGCGCTTGCCGGCAAGATCCCCGCGCTCTCCCGGCTGATCAACCGCATCGGCGGCGAGCAGGTGCGCAATATGGGCACGATCGGCGGCAATGTCGCCAATGGCTCGCCGATCGGCGATACGCCCCCTGCCCTGATCGCCCTCGGCGCGACGCTGACGCTGCAATCGAAGGACGGCACGCGCTCCATCGCGCTTGAGGATTTTTTCCGCGACTACGGCAAGCAGGACAGACGGCCGGGCGAATTCGTGCTGTCGCTCACCGTTCCGAAGCCGGCCAAGGGCGCGCACTACGCCGTCTACAAGGTTTCCAAACGCCGCGAGGAGGATATTTCCGCCCTTTGCGGCGCGTTCTATCTGGAACTTGCGCGCGATGGCACGGTCGACAAAATCCGGATCGCCTATGGCGGCATGGCCGGCATTCCCAAGCGCGCGGCCCATGTGGAGGCCGCCCTTGCCGGCAAGCCGTGGACGACCGAGACCGTGGAAGCGGCGCGGCAGGCCTTTGAGAGCGACTACCAGCCGATGACCGATATGCGCGCGACGGCGGAGTACCGTATGTTGGCAGCCAGGAACCTGCTCTCCCGCCTGCTGCTGGAAACCGGCGGCAGCCCGCAGGAGCTTTCACGCTTCGAACGCGAGGAGGCCTGA
- the der gene encoding ribosome biogenesis GTPase Der: MNFKVAIVGRPNVGKSTLFNRLVGQKLALVDDTPGVTRDRRPGEARLFDLRFTIIDTAGLEEAAADTLPGRMRAQTEAAIDEADLSLFLIDAKAGLTPADATLAELLRRRGKPVVLVANKAEARGSDAGFYDAFTLGLGEPCPISAEHGQGMNDLREAIIEAIGEDRAFPKEEPAEEALTDVMLTREEAENPEEAAPYDDSKPLRVAIVGRPNAGKSTLINRYLGEERLLTGPEAGITRDSISVEWEWRGRPIKLFDTAGMRRKARVVEKLEKLSVSDALRAIRFAECVVIVFDATIPFEKQDLQIVDLVLREGRAAVIAFNKWDMIEDRQQVLADLREKTERLLPQARGIRAVPISGERGTGLDKLMQAVADTDKVWNRRISTARLNRWLDGQTVSHPPPAVSGRRLRMKYMTQVKTRPPGFMISCTRPDAVPESYIRYLTNGLRADFDMPGVPIRIHFRAGDNPFEHKRKKKR; encoded by the coding sequence ATGAATTTCAAGGTCGCGATCGTCGGAAGGCCGAATGTCGGCAAGTCCACGCTGTTCAACCGTCTGGTCGGACAGAAGCTGGCGCTTGTTGACGACACGCCGGGCGTGACGCGCGACCGCCGGCCGGGCGAGGCGCGGCTGTTTGATTTGCGCTTCACCATCATCGATACGGCCGGTCTTGAAGAGGCTGCCGCCGACACGTTGCCGGGGCGCATGCGCGCGCAGACGGAAGCGGCGATCGACGAGGCCGACCTGTCGCTCTTTCTCATCGACGCCAAGGCCGGCCTGACGCCCGCCGACGCAACGCTTGCCGAACTGCTGCGTCGCCGCGGCAAACCGGTGGTGCTGGTTGCCAACAAGGCGGAAGCGCGTGGCTCGGATGCCGGCTTTTATGATGCCTTCACGCTGGGCCTAGGCGAGCCCTGTCCGATTTCCGCCGAACATGGCCAGGGCATGAACGATCTGCGCGAGGCGATCATCGAGGCGATCGGCGAGGACCGCGCCTTCCCAAAGGAAGAGCCTGCCGAGGAAGCGCTCACCGATGTGATGCTGACGCGGGAAGAGGCGGAAAACCCGGAAGAGGCCGCCCCCTATGACGACAGCAAGCCCTTGCGGGTCGCGATCGTGGGCCGTCCGAACGCCGGAAAATCGACGCTGATCAACCGCTATCTCGGCGAGGAACGGCTGCTCACCGGCCCGGAAGCCGGCATCACCCGCGATTCCATTTCGGTGGAGTGGGAGTGGCGCGGCCGGCCGATCAAGCTGTTCGACACCGCCGGCATGCGCCGCAAGGCGCGGGTGGTCGAAAAACTTGAAAAACTTTCCGTCTCCGACGCGCTGCGGGCCATCCGTTTTGCCGAATGCGTGGTGATCGTCTTCGATGCCACGATCCCGTTTGAAAAGCAGGACCTGCAGATTGTCGATCTCGTGCTGCGCGAGGGCAGGGCGGCCGTGATCGCGTTCAACAAATGGGACATGATCGAGGACCGCCAGCAGGTGCTGGCGGATTTGCGCGAGAAGACAGAGCGGCTTTTGCCGCAGGCGCGCGGCATTCGCGCCGTGCCGATTTCCGGCGAGCGGGGCACCGGCCTCGACAAGCTGATGCAGGCGGTCGCCGATACTGACAAGGTGTGGAACCGCCGCATCTCGACGGCCAGGCTCAATCGCTGGCTCGACGGCCAGACGGTCAGCCACCCGCCGCCCGCCGTTTCCGGCCGGCGTCTTCGGATGAAATACATGACGCAGGTGAAAACCCGTCCGCCCGGCTTCATGATCTCCTGCACCAGGCCGGACGCGGTTCCGGAAAGCTATATCCGCTATCTGACCAATGGTCTGCGTGCCGATTTCGACATGCCGGGCGTGCCGATCCGCATTCATTTCCGCGCCGGCGACAATCCTTTCGAGCACAAGCGCAAGAAGAAGCGTTGA
- a CDS encoding tetratricopeptide repeat protein: MANQDDSFIREVNEELRSDRMKDAWRRFGRYLIALAVLLVVGTAGWRGYEYWQAREAAQSGDVFLTALNQIEAGNLAAAEETLSKLESEGHGAYPVLAELRAATLLSEAGDTAAAVSAFSSIGKDRSVPEAIRDAAKLRAGWLLVDTGTYEQVSAEVEALANDGNPFRFSAREILGLSAYGHQDYARAQQWFEDVANDPEAPRNVLNRVQILLEVMTANGEIKDAG, from the coding sequence ATGGCAAATCAGGACGACAGTTTTATCCGCGAGGTCAACGAGGAGCTGCGTTCCGACAGGATGAAGGATGCGTGGCGGCGCTTCGGGCGTTATCTGATCGCCCTTGCCGTCCTGCTCGTCGTCGGAACCGCGGGCTGGCGCGGCTATGAATACTGGCAGGCGCGTGAAGCGGCCCAGTCCGGCGATGTTTTCCTGACCGCGCTGAACCAGATCGAAGCCGGCAATCTTGCCGCCGCCGAAGAGACGCTGTCGAAGCTCGAGTCCGAAGGCCATGGGGCCTATCCGGTTCTTGCCGAATTGCGCGCAGCGACGCTTCTTTCCGAAGCGGGCGATACGGCCGCAGCGGTCTCCGCCTTCTCTTCGATTGGCAAGGATCGCAGCGTGCCGGAAGCGATCCGCGACGCCGCCAAGCTGCGCGCCGGCTGGCTGCTGGTCGATACCGGGACCTATGAACAGGTTTCGGCGGAAGTGGAAGCGCTTGCCAATGACGGCAATCCGTTCCGCTTCTCCGCCCGGGAGATTCTCGGTCTTTCCGCCTATGGCCACCAGGATTACGCCCGCGCCCAGCAATGGTTCGAGGACGTCGCCAACGACCCCGAAGCCCCGCGCAATGTCTTGAACCGCGTGCAGATCCTGCTCGAGGTCATGACTGCCAATGGCGAAATCAAGGATGCCGGCTGA
- a CDS encoding NnrU family protein, with product MVMLIVAVLVFTGIHLINTFAPGFRRSMIDRLGENGWKGGFSLAALAALVFMIWAFGRARQEGIVLYTPPFWMAHVTLLLMLLAMICLAASFFPPGRITTMAKHPMVLSVKIWAFAHLLANGEAASVILFAGLLVWAVILRISLARRERSGNYSRKPFVSARYDAYAFVLGVVLWGLFIWKLHIWLIGVPVPLAM from the coding sequence ATGGTCATGCTCATCGTTGCCGTGCTGGTTTTCACGGGCATTCATCTCATCAACACTTTCGCGCCGGGGTTTCGCCGCTCGATGATCGATCGTCTGGGCGAGAACGGTTGGAAGGGGGGCTTTTCGCTCGCGGCGCTGGCAGCGCTCGTCTTCATGATCTGGGCCTTCGGCCGGGCCCGTCAGGAAGGCATCGTGCTCTACACGCCGCCCTTCTGGATGGCGCACGTCACCCTTCTTCTGATGCTTCTCGCGATGATCTGTCTTGCCGCAAGCTTCTTTCCGCCGGGTCGGATCACGACGATGGCCAAGCATCCGATGGTGCTGTCCGTGAAGATCTGGGCTTTCGCCCATCTTCTGGCCAATGGCGAGGCGGCATCCGTCATCCTCTTTGCGGGCCTTCTCGTCTGGGCGGTGATCCTCAGGATTTCGCTGGCACGGCGCGAGCGCTCCGGCAATTACAGTCGCAAACCCTTCGTCTCCGCGCGCTACGACGCCTATGCTTTCGTCCTCGGGGTCGTGCTCTGGGGACTGTTCATCTGGAAGCTTCACATCTGGCTGATCGGCGTTCCGGTGCCGCTCGCCATGTGA
- a CDS encoding LLM class flavin-dependent oxidoreductase has translation MELGVFTFADVDPSDGIDRGKEAERRMRDLMEEIRLADDVGLDVFGVGEHHRVDYLVSSPATVLAGAATITKTIRLTSAVSILSSDDPVRVFQQFSSVDLLSSGRAEIMAGRGSFIESFPLFGYPLEAYDELFSEKLDLLLKIRENEKVTWSGNTRAPLKDQPVYPRPVQNPLPVWIAAGGTPQSMARAGFLGLPLIIAILGGQPRRFAPLFDIHRQAGLQAGHDPAKLKRGISVHGFLADTAEEAADIFFEPQKAVMDRLGRERGWGPQSRAQFDASMGPEGALFVGGPEDLARKIVAHQRIFGLDRFMIQFAVGLVPQAQVLHAIELFGKKVAPMVREMLADGEPV, from the coding sequence ATGGAACTGGGTGTCTTCACATTTGCCGATGTCGACCCGTCTGACGGCATTGATCGCGGGAAAGAGGCGGAACGCCGCATGCGGGACCTGATGGAGGAAATCAGGCTGGCGGACGATGTCGGGCTCGACGTCTTCGGCGTCGGCGAGCACCACCGCGTCGACTATCTGGTCTCTTCTCCGGCAACCGTGCTCGCCGGCGCCGCCACGATCACGAAGACTATCCGGCTGACGAGCGCGGTCTCGATCCTGTCATCGGATGATCCCGTACGCGTGTTCCAGCAGTTTTCCTCCGTTGACCTGCTGTCCTCGGGACGGGCGGAGATCATGGCCGGGCGCGGCTCCTTCATCGAAAGTTTTCCGCTGTTCGGCTATCCGCTGGAAGCCTATGACGAGCTGTTTTCGGAAAAGCTCGATCTTCTGTTGAAGATCCGTGAAAACGAGAAGGTCACCTGGTCGGGCAACACGCGCGCGCCGCTCAAGGACCAGCCGGTCTATCCGCGTCCGGTGCAGAACCCTCTGCCGGTCTGGATCGCCGCAGGCGGCACGCCGCAATCGATGGCCCGCGCCGGCTTTCTCGGCCTGCCGCTGATCATAGCGATCCTGGGCGGTCAGCCGCGCCGGTTTGCGCCGCTCTTCGATATCCACCGCCAGGCGGGTCTGCAGGCCGGTCATGATCCGGCGAAGCTGAAGCGCGGCATTTCCGTCCATGGTTTTCTCGCCGATACGGCGGAAGAGGCCGCCGACATCTTCTTCGAACCGCAGAAGGCCGTGATGGACCGGCTCGGGCGCGAGCGCGGCTGGGGGCCGCAGAGCCGGGCGCAGTTCGATGCCTCGATGGGACCGGAAGGCGCGCTCTTCGTCGGCGGGCCGGAGGACCTTGCGCGCAAGATTGTCGCCCACCAGCGCATTTTCGGTCTCGACCGGTTCATGATTCAGTTCGCCGTCGGGCTTGTGCCGCAAGCGCAAGTGTTGCATGCCATCGAGCTGTTCGGCAAAAAGGTCGCGCCGATGGTGCGCGAAATGCTCGCCGACGGCGAACCGGTTTAG